A window of the Streptomyces sp. Ag109_O5-10 genome harbors these coding sequences:
- a CDS encoding cytochrome P450, which produces MNGAAERSRLPFARPNVLDLAPLYEVLRREAPITPVTTPAGDPAWLVTRFEEVRDLLGDRRLGRSHPEPERASRITSAAVQEGPSGTYATEEADHTRMRRLLTPAFSARRMVMLSDHVRQLVDGCIDRLLAERAAAPDGVVDLHAGLAFPVPVAVICRLLGVPETDREHFASLSERMADYAIGDEAERARDEFNDYMITLAEAKRARPGEDVISDLVRAQSADADFDYSEMIRLCVGLLFAGHETTVNRIGLGTLFLLTRPGQWRALTADPPGRVNATVEEIMRLGAPGDLGLLRYAHTDVDVAGVTIRTGDAVILSINSANRDASVYTDAETFDPDRPERNHLGFGHGPHFCIGASLARTELRIVFAALAERLPGQRLAKDVDDLALRTTLTGGVRELPVTW; this is translated from the coding sequence ATGAACGGTGCCGCCGAGCGTTCCCGACTTCCCTTCGCACGGCCGAACGTGCTCGATCTCGCACCCCTGTACGAGGTGCTGCGCCGGGAGGCGCCGATCACGCCGGTCACCACGCCCGCCGGGGATCCGGCCTGGCTGGTCACCCGGTTCGAGGAGGTCCGCGACCTCCTCGGCGACAGGCGGCTCGGCCGCTCCCATCCCGAGCCGGAACGGGCGTCCCGCATCACGAGCGCTGCGGTACAGGAAGGTCCCTCGGGCACCTACGCCACCGAGGAGGCCGACCACACCCGGATGCGCCGGCTCCTGACCCCGGCCTTCTCCGCCCGGCGCATGGTGATGCTCTCCGATCACGTACGGCAGCTGGTGGACGGCTGCATCGACCGGCTGCTCGCCGAGCGGGCCGCCGCGCCCGACGGGGTGGTCGACCTGCACGCGGGGCTGGCCTTCCCGGTGCCCGTCGCGGTCATCTGCCGGCTGCTCGGCGTGCCCGAGACCGACCGCGAGCACTTCGCCTCGCTGTCGGAGCGCATGGCCGACTACGCCATCGGCGACGAGGCCGAACGGGCCCGGGACGAGTTCAACGACTACATGATCACGCTCGCCGAGGCCAAACGCGCCCGGCCGGGCGAGGACGTCATCTCCGACCTGGTGCGCGCCCAGAGCGCCGACGCGGACTTCGACTACTCGGAGATGATCCGGCTCTGCGTCGGGCTGCTGTTCGCCGGGCACGAGACGACCGTCAACCGCATCGGCCTCGGCACGCTCTTCCTGCTCACCCGTCCCGGCCAGTGGCGGGCGCTGACCGCCGACCCGCCCGGCCGCGTCAACGCCACCGTCGAGGAGATCATGCGCCTGGGCGCGCCCGGTGACCTCGGTCTGCTGCGCTACGCCCACACCGACGTCGACGTCGCCGGGGTCACCATCCGTACCGGCGACGCCGTGATCCTCTCCATCAACTCGGCCAACCGGGACGCGTCCGTCTACACCGACGCCGAGACGTTCGATCCCGACCGTCCGGAACGCAACCACCTCGGATTCGGCCACGGCCCGCACTTCTGCATCGGGGCGAGCCTGGCCCGGACGGAGCTGCGCATCGTCTTCGCCGCCCTGGCCGAACGGCTGCCCGGTCAGCGGCTCGCCAAGGACGTCGACGACCTCGCCCTGCGCACCACCCTCACCGGCGGGGTCCGCGAGCTGCCCGTGACCTGGTGA